The sequence below is a genomic window from Pongo abelii isolate AG06213 chromosome 15, NHGRI_mPonAbe1-v2.0_pri, whole genome shotgun sequence.
TCATTCagtttaatcctcacagcaacatgAGGTAGGTATTTTATCTGTGTTTTACAGATGCAAAAAAATGGAAGCAGTAAATACACCTGTGTGAATGTGGACGAATGTGAGTttctgtgtctgtgcatgtgtacgtgtgtgccTATGTGTATAACAggggtgtgtgtttgtatatacagCTGGGAGTGCGTGCATCCAAGGTCACCCTTGGATGACCTTGATCCCTATCAGTGATCTCACATGGCTGCATAGAGGAGGGGATGGGCTTGGGGGTCCTGGATTTCTGAGTAGGAAGGGCAGTGTCTTTGTCTGACACACCTCAATGTGAAGCTGCAAGTTCATTTTCCCAGAGGACCCAGGAAGTGAGGGGGCTAGTTACTGGGTCATTAGTGACTTCCCCTCTCCCTGCAGGTTCATGGTAAAGCTGGCAGAGGAGACAGATGGCATCATTGTCACCAATGAGCAGATTCACATCCTGATGAATAATTCCAAGAAACTGATGGTCAAAGATCGGTAAGATGGCTCCCCAGAGGCTTGAGCCATTCCTTCCTCTTGGATGTCAGGCAGCCCCTGGCATGGGAGAGATTAGGGCTGGAAGAGAGGCCTCGGAGTAGTGTCCACCAGCACCTGCCAGGATGTGGGTCTCAGCCCCATGGAGAAGCCAGGCAACAACAGGGTGTGGGTGGGTCAAGAGCTCACAGTGACTGTGCCTCTTCTCCCCCTGGGCCCAGCTTGCTGCCTTTCACCTTTGCGGGGAATCTCTTCATGGTGCCTGATGACCCCCTGGGCCGTGATGGCCCCACCTTGGATGAGTTTCTGAAGAAGCCAAACAGGTAATAGGTCAGGcctgcccagcctcccaggcCCTCCTGGAGCTGATCAGAAACTTCCCCTTAGTGTTGGCCAACATCTAGTGCGTAATAATGATCAGAGTGATCTGACTTTTTCATGTCTTTATACTTGTGCCACATGTTTATGTGTTCATAAACCACTTACAGTAAGTTTTAATACATACATGAAAGCACATATGTAGAATGTGGTTTTAACATTCTATATGCATCCTTCCAAACTGGCATTTGTGCTCCATGATTTATTAGTTTTTTCAGATGTATCCTATGCTAATTCATGTAGCTCTGTTTAATGGTCATATAGTGTTCCACTACATGAGTATCCaatagatttttctgttttcttgttgaGGGCCATTTGACCACTTCCATTATATGCTGTTgggtccaaggctgcagtgaacagccTTGCTCTTATTCTTTGTATCCAAGGGAAGCTGTGTCTAGAATATTCACAaagtaggatttttttctatgtttatcatCTCATTCGATCCTCACAACTTGAGTTATACATAAATAACCactgtcctcattttatagatgaggaatctGTGACTCAAgtgacttttccaaggtcacattGGTGGTGCCAGCAGAATTGGTTTGCAGTAACTTGGATCCTCTGCTGTCCACCTGCCAGTTCCCTAGGCCCAGCAGGGGACCTTGGTCAGGATCTTCTGGGCAGAGCACTGCTTCCTGGGGCCAGATCCCCCAGTCTCACCTTGCCAGTTTGGAAAAAAGTGATGTGGATGAGGTTTGtctgctgtgtcctcacaagtTCCTTGTCATGCTCTCCTTCGCTTTGGTGACACTGCCCCCCCCTTTTCCAGGATTGCTCATCCTGGGTTAGGCTGGAAGCTGCCAGTCATCTCTTATCAAACCATTGGCTTACAGCTAGTTTAAATGTTACCTGGTCAGTGAAGTTTTGATTGGATGAGCCTTCAAGGCACAAATGAACCTCTAATATTGGGGATCTGGCCCATGCATGAGGTAGAGGAAGTATTTATAGGCAGGGGCCCAATTGTGCCTATGCCATGCAAGTTGTTGGCACTTGGCCCAGCCTCAGGACACTTTGGAATGGGGTTTCCACAGAGGTACTTTCCCTTTGGAGGATTGCTCAGGATGGGGCTGCCCTTCCTTCTTCCATCTGTTTTGGTGTAGGTTGGACACTGACATTGGCAACTTCCTGAAGGTGTGGAAGACccttcctcccagctcagccagtGTCACTGAGCTGAGTGATGACTCTGACTCTGGGACCCTGGAGAGTCTGCCGAATATGGAAGAAGtcagggaagagaaggaggagaggcagGATGAGGAGCAGAGACAGGGTCAGGGAACACAGAAGGCGGCTGAGGAGGATGACCTTGACTCTTCACTGGCGTCAGTGTTCAGGGTGGAGTGCCCGTCCCTTTCGGAGGAGATCCTgcggtgcctcagcctccatgatCCCCCCGATGGGGCCCTGGACATTGACCTCCTGCCGGGTGCAGCTTCTCCTTACCTGGGCATCCCCTGGGATGGGAAGGCTCCCTGCCAGCAGGTTCTTGCCCACCTGGCCCAGCTCACCATCCCCAGCAACTTCACCGCACTCTCCTTCTTCATGGGCTTCATGGACTCACACAGGGATGCCATCCCTGACTATGAAGCCCTTGTGGGCCCCCTACACAGCCTCCTCAAGCAGAAGCCTGACTGGCAGTGGGACCAGGAGCACGAGGAGGCCTTCCTGGCCCTGAAGCGAGCCCTGGTGTCTGCCCTCTGCCTGATGGCCCCCAACTCCCAGCTGCCCTTCCGCCTGGAGGTGACCGTCAGCCACGTGGCCCTGACGGCCATCCTCCATCAGGAGCACTCAGGGAGGAAGCACCCCATAGCCTATACCTCAAAACCCCTCCTCCCTGACGAGGAGAGCCAGGGCCCTCAGTCAGGGGGAGACAGCCCCTATGCCGTGGCCTGGGCTCTCAAGCATTTTTCCCGCTGCATTGGAGACACCCCGGTGGTCCTGGACCTTTCCTATGCCTCCCGGACCACTGCGGACCCTGAGGTGCGGGAGGGCCGCAGGGTTTCCAAAGCTTGGTTGATCCGATGGTCCCTCTTGGTTCAGGACAAAGGCAAGAGGGCCCTGGAATTGGCCCTCCTTCAGGGCCTGCTGGGAGAGAACCGCCTGCTGACCCCTGCGGCCTCCATGCCTCGCTTCTTCCAGGTTCTGCCGCCTTTCTCTGACCTGTCCACGTTCGTCTGCATCCATATGTCGGGCTACTGCTTCTACCGTGAGGATGAGTGGTGTGCTGGCTTTGGTCTCTATGTTCTATCGCCCACCAGCCCCCctgtctccctttccttctcctgctCCCCTTACACGCCAACCTATGCCCACCTGGCAGCCGTGGCCTGCGGCCTGGAGCGCTTTGGCCAGTCCCCACTCCCAGTGGTTTTCCTCACTCACTGCAACTGGATCTTCAGCCTCCTGTGGGAGCTCCTGCCCCTCTGGAGGGCTCGGGGCTTCCTCTCCTCTGATGGGGCTCCACTCCCTCACCCAAGCCTGCTCTCCTACATTATATCTCTCACCTCTGGCCTCTCATCCCTTCCGTTTATCTACCGAACCTCCTACCGGGGCTCTCTGTTTGCTGTGACAGTGGACACCCTGGCCAAGCAGGGTGCCCAGGGGGGTGGGCAGTGGTGGAGTTTGCCAAAGGATGTGCCAGCCCCTACAGTGAGTCCCCATGCCATGGGCAAGAGGCCCAATTTGCTGGCATTACAGCTGAGTGACAGCACCCTGGCCGATATCATTGCCAGGCTGCAGGCTGGGCAGAAACTGTCCGGCTCCTCACCGTTTAGTTCTGCCTTTAACTCACTCAGCCTCGACAAGGAGAGTGGCCTGCTTATGTTCAAGGGAGATAAGAAGCCCAGGGTCTGGGTAGTCCCGACGCAACTCCGGAGGGATCTGATTTTCTCTGTGCATGACATTCCCTTGGGGGCCCACCAGAGGCCCGAAGAGACCTACAAGAAGTTGCGTTTGCTGGGGTGGTGGCCCGGGATGCAGGAGCATGTGAAGGATTACTGCAGAAGCTGCTTGTTCTGCATCCCCCGAAATCTCATAGGCAGCGAGTTGAAGGTTATTGAGTCCCCATGGCCCCTCAGGTCGACCGCCCCCTGGTCGAACCTGCAGATCGAGGTGGTGGGCCCGGTCACCATAAGTGAGGAGGGCCATAAGCATGTGCTTATTGTGGCTGACCCAAACACCAGGTGGGTGGAGGCATTCCCCCTGAAGCCCTACACACACACGGCTGTGGCCCAGGTGCTGCTTCAGCATGTGTTTGCAAGGTGGGGTGTTCCTGTGAGGCTGGAGGCAGCCCAGGGGCCCCAGTTTGCCCGGCACGTCCTTGTGAGCTGTGGGCTGGCCCTGGGAGCCCAGGTGGCCTCCCTGAGTAGGGACCTCCAGTTCCCCTGCCTGACGAGCTCAGGGGCCTACTGGGAATTCAAGAGGGCCCTCAAGGAGTTCATCTTCCTGCATGGGAAGAAGTGGGCGGCCTCCCTGCCcctgctgcacctggccttcaGGGCCTCCTCCACTGACGCCACACCGTTCAAGGTTCTGACCGGGGGTGAGTCAAGGCTCACGGAGCCCCTGTGGTGGGAGATGAGCAGCGCAAACATTGAAGGGCTCAAGATGGATGTCTTCCTGCTGCAGCTGGTGGGGGAGCTGCTGGAGCTCCACTGGAGGGTGGCTGACAAGGCGAGTGAAAAGGCCGAGAACAGGCGTTTCAAGCGGGAGAGCCAggagaaggagtggaatgtgggtgACCAGGTCCTCTTGCTGTCCCTCCCCAGGAATGGCAGCAGTGCCAAATGGGTGGGTCCCTTCTATATCGGGGACCGGCTGAGCCTGTCACTCTATAGGATATGGGGCTTCCCAACCCCAGAGAAGCTGGGGTGCATCTATCCCAGCAGTCTGATGAAGGCCTTTGCCAAGAGTGGCACCCCCCTGTCCTTCAAGGTCTTGGAGCAGTGAGCGGGAGCAGTGGGGGGGCCCCCTGCCCCAGGGCCGTGAGTTTCTGCTGCTAGGCCTCCCCCTGTCCCAGCAGTGCTCTCAGTCCACTGGGGGCCCTCAGTTGTGCCTTTTGTAGAGAAGTTGCTTCATAAAGCTTTGCTGAATTGCCTTGAACTAGGGACCAGCATCCCCATGGAAACATCCCCAGTTTGGGGTACTCGGAGAATTTGCCAAAGGCTGTCAGATGTGGGTCCCTGGCAGTTTTACACTGGGAAATAGAGTGCTCCTCTAGGCTATACCAGGCTCAGTGTCTTTTCCCCAAGTATCCTCTTTCCCCTTCACATGTaggtgtgtggtggtgtgcacacacacactcatgccaGAATCTTACTATCTTGGCCATGAAACTGGGCTGTTGGCCTAGGAATTGGAACCACAGTCCTTCCCCATACAGAAACCCCAAATGTGGGCTCCTCCCTCCAACCTGTTCTTTTGGGGACCCTTTGCCCTTAGAGCTGTCACAGATGACATAAACCTGGGCAGGCTGTGGGCAGGCCGTTGCCTCCTAGCCTCATGGTCAGCTTTCCTAAGCCAGGTGTGGCCTGCACAGCTGTCAGGGCAGGGCTGGCCATCCTCCCAGGCCTCAAGGGCAGTGTCTTGGAGTGGGAGGATGGCCAGCCACAAGCCACCGGCTTGTCAGCATGGGAAGGGCAAGGGGGAAATGGGTTGGTCTACCTCATTTGACTCCAGCCAATGGAGACAATTCCTGACCCCTGCTTTGATGGTGTTGACCCCACAGGAATCAAGGATCTTGATGCCAACTGTGGCATCTCTACCTGAAGAGCTGCTTCTGTTAGACCCAGGGGCCCTGGCCTCTGTTTTAAGGGGGGAGGGCGTCTGCAACAAGAGTGGCACACGGCGAAGTGCTGGCATGGCTCTACCTCCCAACCTCTCCCAACCCCATCCCAAAGCCTACAGCCCTCTGCTCCTTCTACGTCCACTGTATCCTGCGTCCCAGACCTTACAGATTGTGTGATTGCTTCATCTGTATCACCCCCTGAGTCCTGTGGACCTGCCTTCTGTGTAGAGCAAAACCCAGGCTCCCTCACAGCCATTCTTTGCAGAGATCACCCTTGCAGTGAGCGTGAGTTCCTTGCAGGTGTGTGCACGTACACTCACCCTCTGAATTGCTGCCGCTGCCAAGGAAGTGGGCTCTAGGTGAAGGCCAGTGCCACGTCACTCTGGCTGGCCTTCTGAGTAGTTTCATTTCTCCGGAAGCTGAGCCAGTCTCCTGGTCTAGCCCAGGTTGCCAGAATGCTTGGCGTTGCAGAGTGCTAGAGCCAGTGGAGAACTTGCCAACTTGATTGTCTTACAGCAGAGGAAAGAGGATCACAGACGGAAAAGTGatcacccaaagtcacacagtgagTTCATGGCTGAGCTGAGACCAGGATTAAGCTTCCTGACTCCCAGTTCACCATGAAAAGGGTTCTGGCAACAGGTTCAAGCTGGAGAATCCTTCAAAATCCTACACCCACATTCTCTCCAACTCTTCATCTCCCTGATCTTCCAGACAAACTACCTGGATGTTGCCCTTAAACCATTTCTAGCTGTTAACCCTGTCCAGAAAAATGATTGAGTGATAGCTGAGAAGTGGAAAGTGTGGGATTTTTGGCAGGTGCTCTCTTTCCTCCGCCCCCCGCGccattctttctcttcctcctctctgtaATGGTATGTCCAGCCTCACTCTCCCTCCCTGGTGCTGTATGCGTTCCCCCTGTTAGCTACATTTATGATCACATATCCTTcttttaagtgaatttttttcatttgatttgtCAATAAACGAATCAAACTGGAGCTGATGTCCAGTTCTTTGTTTAGCTTCAGTCTCAATTGTGGGAATGAGTGTGGGGCAGTCATGGGGTATGGCTGCTATATGTTTTCCAGATAGACTTGCAGATTTGAAGAAAAGTACCTTTTCCAGACCATCTGCCCCAAGCTCTTACTGCACAGATGAGGAGACCAGGGCCCAGAGGGTGATATGCTTAAGGCTTCATAGCTGCTTCATGGCAGGGCTGGAAGGAGAGTCCCACCTCTGGGCTTCCAAGCTGGTACCCTTGGCAGTTAATGTCTTGGAAGTGGGCAGGGTTGGAATGAAAACGAGTGatgaggcagggcatggtggctcatgcctgttatcccagcactttgggaggccgaggtgggtggatcgcttgaggccaggagttcaagaccagcctggccaacatggcaaaaccccatctctactaaaaatacaaaaatcagctgggtgtggtgtcaggtaCCTgtaaactcaggaggctgaggcaggagaattgcctggacctgggaggtggaggttgcagtgagccgagatcacaccactgcactccagcctgggtgacagagcaagactccatctcaaaaagaaaagagaaagaaggaaagaaggaaagaaagaaagaaggaaggaaagaaggaaggaagggaggaatgaaagaaagaaaataaatgaatgatgagAGAATGGTGTTAGTGCTGAACCAGATTCATTTTACTGGAAAAATTATAGACCTAGGTTTGCATCTATATTTGCTACCTATGCAggctgtttcctgaggcctcagtttccccatctgtaaaacgcAGGGTAACAATTCCTAATTTATGAGATGGTTCAAGGATTGCATGAAATAATCTGTTTGAAGAGGCTAGTATGGCTTGGGATGGAATATCATTCATCACATATAGCTAACATTACTCTTCTTCCTGCCCTGGGAACTCTTGCTGTTCTCTCCCCTCAGGGTCAGAGACCTTCTTAACCCAGGCCAAGCTTCGTGACTTTAGGCCTTTGCTTTTTGCTGCCTTTCTCACCTGCCTGGGGTTCTGCCCGGCAATGGCTGGCAtatgggtgggggtgggaatcATCCTTCCTGAGAACTCCCCAGCCCATGTGCATACCATTGTTCATTCGGTATTTATAggacacctgctatgtgccaggctctgcctAGGTGTGGGATGGCTAACAGGTAACAGGAGTGACACGGTCTCTGTCTCTTTGCAGCCCACAGTCAGGTGAGGGAGACAGACAATCCAACAAACAAATACAGTTCAGGGTGGTAAGGGAAACAATGTGGCTTAGGAGCCCATGGTGCAGGGGCCTGGGGTCTCAGCCCACATGACAGTCAGAGAGGCCTTGCCTGAGCCCCTTCACCAAAAATAATAGGATTTTGCCGAGCCACCTTTCCAGTCAGCCTTCCACTTTAGAGTGCTGACCCTTTCCATTGCTGACCTGTACTACAAACAATTTATTacttttggttattattttttactctaGATAACTTTAAGCAAGAATCAGATTTTACTCGCACTGGCTTCTAAGTCCTCTGACAGTgaggtttttcttctttgctgtttAACAATCTCCCAGGTCTGTAAAGAAGTTTGAGATTCCTCCTATTTTTGGAGGGGTGAATTAAAGAGTTTTGTCTGTGATAAAGCACCATGGACACTCTAGTCAACCAGTCACTGCTTCTCTGGTTTACACCATCACAATTATTCCTTCTTATTTGGGCCCTGGCAGGAGGGCTTCCCCAAGTCTCTAACAGAGAAATTACAAAGTTGCCAGTATCCAGACAATCCCATGACAtaagcaaacaataaaaataaagaatattcctATCCCGTGCCCCTGTTAAAACTTACATAAACTATCTGGTGAGGTTGGAACCACCTAAGCCTTGCTATACCATGCTTTCCTAGCAAGTATTTACTAAGTCTATGTATTCATGAATGAAAGTGAACATACCTGGAAGACAAAAGCTTTGAAACAGGTAAATggctacaataaataaaaaatcctaCCTGCTTTTAAAAGACTGTCCAAGAATCCCTGGGACAGGTCCAATTTTTAACTTGTTTACTAAGTCATCTGGTAACAGTAACTTACGTATACTGAATACTTGCTCTGTGTTGggtactgttctaagtgctttcccACCCTGTGGGGTGCATACAATtagtatctccattttatagatggaagaaaatgaggcactgagaggtgaagtaactcaCTGAAAGTCATGTACGGCCACTGAGAGGCTGGATTTGAGCACTGACTCCT
It includes:
- the NYNRIN gene encoding protein NYNRIN isoform X1 is translated as MLLSGGDPPAQEWFMVQTKSKPRVQRQRLQVQRIFRVKLNAFQSRPDTPYFWLQLEGPRENMGKAKEYLKGLCSPELWKEVRYPPILHCAFLGAQGLFLDCLCWSTLAYLVPGPPGSLMVGGLTESFIMTQNWLEELVGRLRWGPAPLLTPRGIWEAEVTRAFGALVWIRGDQHAGDLLQLPPAVQELLLSLVRDAAGKEDIIEWLSRFGISDSHSDPEVLICPPQQQKEAPAMVSVGESPGPFVDMGTLQNRGPENSKRLSSLGATGSLIPAQSTPQEAANQLVRVGSNNQDGMDSAQEEGPVQATSSQDSTSHTQALLKQRQVQKIEDKLLFQPPVSALGVCPPWKAWTPGPAFGPLWPGAIAATFWRINELHSLHLAWLLSQACFNFPFWQRPLGPIQLKLPGQNPLPLNLEWKQKELAPLPSAESPAGRPDGGLGGEAALQNCPRPEIPPKVMSLLVVPGSSDVKDKVSLDLPQIGPPLTSTPQLQAGGEPGDQGSMQLDCKGLEEGPAPVLPTGQGKPVAQGGLTDQSVLGAQTVPETVKVPMAAAVPKAENPPRTPVPPAAPKVPTSRMMPAVHTEPAAPEVPLAPTKPTAQLMATAQKTVVNQPVLAAQVEPTTPKTPQAQKMPVAKTSTAGPKTPKAQAGPAATVSKAPAASKAPAAPKVPVTPRVSRAPKTPAAQKVPTDAGPTLDVAKLLSEVQPTSRASVSLSKGQGQAGRQGPQPSGTLALSSKHQFQMEGLLGAWEGAPRQPPRHLQANSTVTSFQRYHEALNTPFELNLSGEPGNQGLRRVVIDGSSVAMVHGLQHFFSCRGIAMAVQFFWNRGHREVTVFVPTWQLKKNRRVRESHFLTKLHSLKMLSITPSQLENGKKITTYDYRFMVKLAEETDGIIVTNEQIHILMNNSKKLMVKDRLLPFTFAGNLFMVPDDPLGRDGPTLDEFLKKPNRLDTDIGNFLKVWKTLPPSSASVTELSDDSDSGTLESLPNMEEVREEKEERQDEEQRQGQGTQKAAEEDDLDSSLASVFRVECPSLSEEILRCLSLHDPPDGALDIDLLPGAASPYLGIPWDGKAPCQQVLAHLAQLTIPSNFTALSFFMGFMDSHRDAIPDYEALVGPLHSLLKQKPDWQWDQEHEEAFLALKRALVSALCLMAPNSQLPFRLEVTVSHVALTAILHQEHSGRKHPIAYTSKPLLPDEESQGPQSGGDSPYAVAWALKHFSRCIGDTPVVLDLSYASRTTADPEVREGRRVSKAWLIRWSLLVQDKGKRALELALLQGLLGENRLLTPAASMPRFFQVLPPFSDLSTFVCIHMSGYCFYREDEWCAGFGLYVLSPTSPPVSLSFSCSPYTPTYAHLAAVACGLERFGQSPLPVVFLTHCNWIFSLLWELLPLWRARGFLSSDGAPLPHPSLLSYIISLTSGLSSLPFIYRTSYRGSLFAVTVDTLAKQGAQGGGQWWSLPKDVPAPTVSPHAMGKRPNLLALQLSDSTLADIIARLQAGQKLSGSSPFSSAFNSLSLDKESGLLMFKGDKKPRVWVVPTQLRRDLIFSVHDIPLGAHQRPEETYKKLRLLGWWPGMQEHVKDYCRSCLFCIPRNLIGSELKVIESPWPLRSTAPWSNLQIEVVGPVTISEEGHKHVLIVADPNTRWVEAFPLKPYTHTAVAQVLLQHVFARWGVPVRLEAAQGPQFARHVLVSCGLALGAQVASLSRDLQFPCLTSSGAYWEFKRALKEFIFLHGKKWAASLPLLHLAFRASSTDATPFKVLTGGESRLTEPLWWEMSSANIEGLKMDVFLLQLVGELLELHWRVADKASEKAENRRFKRESQEKEWNVGDQVLLLSLPRNGSSAKWVGPFYIGDRLSLSLYRIWGFPTPEKLGCIYPSSLMKAFAKSGTPLSFKVLEQ
- the NYNRIN gene encoding protein NYNRIN isoform X2 is translated as MEYLKGLCSPELWKEVRYPPILHCAFLGAQGLFLDCLCWSTLAYLVPGPPGSLMVGGLTESFIMTQNWLEELVGRLRWGPAPLLTPRGIWEAEVTRAFGALVWIRGDQHAGDLLQLPPAVQELLLSLVRDAAGKEDIIEWLSRFGISDSHSDPEVLICPPQQQKEAPAMVSVGESPGPFVDMGTLQNRGPENSKRLSSLGATGSLIPAQSTPQEAANQLVRVGSNNQDGMDSAQEEGPVQATSSQDSTSHTQALLKQRQVQKIEDKLLFQPPVSALGVCPPWKAWTPGPAFGPLWPGAIAATFWRINELHSLHLAWLLSQACFNFPFWQRPLGPIQLKLPGQNPLPLNLEWKQKELAPLPSAESPAGRPDGGLGGEAALQNCPRPEIPPKVMSLLVVPGSSDVKDKVSLDLPQIGPPLTSTPQLQAGGEPGDQGSMQLDCKGLEEGPAPVLPTGQGKPVAQGGLTDQSVLGAQTVPETVKVPMAAAVPKAENPPRTPVPPAAPKVPTSRMMPAVHTEPAAPEVPLAPTKPTAQLMATAQKTVVNQPVLAAQVEPTTPKTPQAQKMPVAKTSTAGPKTPKAQAGPAATVSKAPAASKAPAAPKVPVTPRVSRAPKTPAAQKVPTDAGPTLDVAKLLSEVQPTSRASVSLSKGQGQAGRQGPQPSGTLALSSKHQFQMEGLLGAWEGAPRQPPRHLQANSTVTSFQRYHEALNTPFELNLSGEPGNQGLRRVVIDGSSVAMVHGLQHFFSCRGIAMAVQFFWNRGHREVTVFVPTWQLKKNRRVRESHFLTKLHSLKMLSITPSQLENGKKITTYDYRFMVKLAEETDGIIVTNEQIHILMNNSKKLMVKDRLLPFTFAGNLFMVPDDPLGRDGPTLDEFLKKPNRLDTDIGNFLKVWKTLPPSSASVTELSDDSDSGTLESLPNMEEVREEKEERQDEEQRQGQGTQKAAEEDDLDSSLASVFRVECPSLSEEILRCLSLHDPPDGALDIDLLPGAASPYLGIPWDGKAPCQQVLAHLAQLTIPSNFTALSFFMGFMDSHRDAIPDYEALVGPLHSLLKQKPDWQWDQEHEEAFLALKRALVSALCLMAPNSQLPFRLEVTVSHVALTAILHQEHSGRKHPIAYTSKPLLPDEESQGPQSGGDSPYAVAWALKHFSRCIGDTPVVLDLSYASRTTADPEVREGRRVSKAWLIRWSLLVQDKGKRALELALLQGLLGENRLLTPAASMPRFFQVLPPFSDLSTFVCIHMSGYCFYREDEWCAGFGLYVLSPTSPPVSLSFSCSPYTPTYAHLAAVACGLERFGQSPLPVVFLTHCNWIFSLLWELLPLWRARGFLSSDGAPLPHPSLLSYIISLTSGLSSLPFIYRTSYRGSLFAVTVDTLAKQGAQGGGQWWSLPKDVPAPTVSPHAMGKRPNLLALQLSDSTLADIIARLQAGQKLSGSSPFSSAFNSLSLDKESGLLMFKGDKKPRVWVVPTQLRRDLIFSVHDIPLGAHQRPEETYKKLRLLGWWPGMQEHVKDYCRSCLFCIPRNLIGSELKVIESPWPLRSTAPWSNLQIEVVGPVTISEEGHKHVLIVADPNTRWVEAFPLKPYTHTAVAQVLLQHVFARWGVPVRLEAAQGPQFARHVLVSCGLALGAQVASLSRDLQFPCLTSSGAYWEFKRALKEFIFLHGKKWAASLPLLHLAFRASSTDATPFKVLTGGESRLTEPLWWEMSSANIEGLKMDVFLLQLVGELLELHWRVADKASEKAENRRFKRESQEKEWNVGDQVLLLSLPRNGSSAKWVGPFYIGDRLSLSLYRIWGFPTPEKLGCIYPSSLMKAFAKSGTPLSFKVLEQ